GGCCAGGTAGTGCTGGGGCTCCTCAATCATGAGGTGCACGTCCAGGGGCTGGCGGGCGTGGCGGTGGATGGCTTGCAGCACCGGCAGGCCAAAGGAAATGTTGGGCACAAACCGCCCGTCCATCACGTCGCAGTGCAGCCAGTCGGCGGCGCTGCCGGCCAGGCGCTCGGTTTCGGATTGCAGGTTGCCGAAGTCGGCGGCCAGAAGCGAAGGCGCCAGCAGCGGCGCCATACGACGGGTTGGGTTCATGCTGCGAAGGTAGGAAATAGCCTCGGGATGAGGTAGCTGCCTTGTGGCGGGCCGCTACCCTCGGCTGCCGGTTTTTGCCCACTGAAAACGGCACCACATGCAAAAGCCCCTGACGCCAACGCCGGCGTCAGGGGCTTATTTTATAGTCGGGCGGCAAAGTTTGCCGCCCGCTGCTTACTTGGCTTCCTTTTCCCAGACGCGCCAATCGAGCTTGCCGTCTTCGGTTTTACGCAGAAACACGGTCTGGTCGTCGTCCTGGCGCTTGCCGAAGGTCACGTCGCCGCGGCAATCCAGGCATTTCAGGGAGGTGTACTTGAACTTGTCCTGGGCCACGCGGGCGGTGAGGTCGAGGTTGTCGGAGCCGCAGAGGCCGCACTTGGCCACGTCCGGGAAACTCAGCCGGTCATACTCGGCCACAACTTCGTGAAAATTGGCACCCTGCACGGTAAAGTGAAACTGCCGGCGCCCCAGGCGCTTGGTGACCATCATTTGCAACATACGGGAAGAGAGAAAATGGGCTGTTAAGCTGAATCAGGTGGCTAAAATAACACATTCAGCAACAAAAGGAGTCCGCCAAAGCTAAATAATTACGCAATTCGCTAATTACTTTAGCCAATATCTTCTAATCCTCTTGCCAACAACGAACTAGAGCTTCAAAAACCGTATCGTGCGCTGCTCCCGCCCCGCCGTAACGATGCAGGTGTAGGCGCCCTTAGACAAAATGCCCGGCTGCAACTGCACTTCTGAAGCAGTAGTGGGAGCCAACTTCTGCTCAGCTACCAGGCTGCCCCGGCCATCGTAAATGCGCACCAGCAGCGGCTGGGCCCGGAACGGGGCGCTCAACTGCAAGTACAGCTCGTTGTCCTTGGTGGGGTTGGGGTAGATGTACAGGTCGGCGCGGGGCGCCGGGCCGGCTACGGGCAGCGGCGTGCCGGGATTGGCCAGGTTGTAAGCTCGCCCGAAGTTGGGCACGCCGTAGCCCACTTCGTCATCGGGCGCGGTGGCGCGCGTGCCCGAGCGTTGGAGCAAGCTGATGACCTGCTGGGCCGTGAGCCGGGGGTTAGCCTGCCAGAAGCCCGCCGCCACGCCCGCCAGCACCGGGCACGCATACGACGTTCCGTTGCCGCGCACCACCGCGCCGTCGGGCGTCAGCACGGCCGTTTGCGCGCCCATGGCGGCCAGGTTGGGCTTGATGCGCCCGTCGGCAGTGGGCCCGCGGGAGCTGAAGCCGGCGTAGGTGGAAAGCGAATCCACGGCCCCCACAGTCAGAATAGAATCGGCGTCGGCGGGGGCAAGGATGTAGCGCCACTGATGGGCGCCCTCGTTGCCGGCGCTGTTCACCACCAGCATGCCCACACGGGCCGCCACGGTGGCCGCCCGCGTCGAAATGGCCGTGCGGCCGTTCAGGTCGTTGTAGGTGTAGTCAATCGACGGATAGTCGAAGGTGCTGTAGCCCAGCGAGGAGCTGATAATGTCCACCCCGGCCGAATCGGCCCGCTCGGCGGCCAGCAGCCAGTTCATTTCCTCCACCGGATGCTCGGAGCCGGTGTCTTCGGTGATGAACAGGTGGTAGCTAGCCTTGGGCGCCGTGCCCACGAACAAGCCCGGCTGGTCGGCCGCCAGCACCGACAAGCACCGGGTGCCGTGCTGGTCGCGCTGAAAGACGTTGGCTTGCTTATCCACGAAGTTGAAGGTGCTGGCCAGGCGCTGCTCCTGCCGCAGGTGGGCGAAGGGCGCGGCCTGGTCGACGCCGGGAAACCCACTGTCGAACACCGCAATGTGCAGGCCTTCGCCCCGGAAGCCGGCCTCGTGCATCTGCAAGGCCCCTACCTGCTGGTTTTGAGCGTAGGCCGCACCGTACTGGGGGCGGGTGCCGCGGCGCAGGTCGGGCCGCTGCTCGGCAATGCCGTGCTTGCGGGTGCCGGGCAGGCCGCGGTTGAGCGTGCGCACGGTTTTCACGCAGGGCAGGGCTTGCAGCCGGGTGAGCGTGGCCGAGT
This region of Hymenobacter sp. YIM 151500-1 genomic DNA includes:
- a CDS encoding S8 family serine peptidase, which codes for MHFPRLLLLASLWAPAALAAPTRPHDPPPASNRPTGTVRRHLLYFQDKANSPYSLAQPQAYLSARAVQRRQRQGIAVQPRDLPVNPGYVAQVKAVPGAELWYTSRWFNAAVVACDSATLTRLQALPCVKTVRTLNRGLPGTRKHGIAEQRPDLRRGTRPQYGAAYAQNQQVGALQMHEAGFRGEGLHIAVFDSGFPGVDQAAPFAHLRQEQRLASTFNFVDKQANVFQRDQHGTRCLSVLAADQPGLFVGTAPKASYHLFITEDTGSEHPVEEMNWLLAAERADSAGVDIISSSLGYSTFDYPSIDYTYNDLNGRTAISTRAATVAARVGMLVVNSAGNEGAHQWRYILAPADADSILTVGAVDSLSTYAGFSSRGPTADGRIKPNLAAMGAQTAVLTPDGAVVRGNGTSYACPVLAGVAAGFWQANPRLTAQQVISLLQRSGTRATAPDDEVGYGVPNFGRAYNLANPGTPLPVAGPAPRADLYIYPNPTKDNELYLQLSAPFRAQPLLVRIYDGRGSLVAEQKLAPTTASEVQLQPGILSKGAYTCIVTAGREQRTIRFLKL